The DNA sequence TCGCCGGGCAATCAGGCCGAGCGCGCTCGGATGGGCGAGATCGTCGGCGACGACGAACACGTCTTCGATATGTTCGCCGGGATCGGCTACTTTACGCTGCCGATAGCGCGGGCCGGCGCGCAAGTCACTGCGACCGAACTCAACCCGACGGCGTTTCGCTATCTGCTCGAGAACGCCATGCTCAACGACGTCGGCGATCGGGTCGACGCCTACATGACCGATTGTCGCGACCTCGCCGGCGACCTCACGGTCGACCGGGTCGTCATGGGCTACTACGGCAGTTCGGACGGCGACAGCGAGGACGACGGGACACGAACCGACGAAGCCCACGAGTTCCTCCCCGACGCGCTCGCGGCGCTGGCCCCCGGCGGCATCGTCCACTACCACGAGGCGACGCCGGACTCACGGCTGTGGGACCGGCCGCTCGCACGGCTCGAGCGAGCCGCCGACGCGGCCGACCGCGACCTCGAGATCCTCGAGAAACGCCGGGTCAAAAGCCACAGTGCCGGCGTCGCACACGTCGTCGTCGACGCCCGCTTCGACTAAGTGGTCCCTCCGGTCGTGACATTGATACTTGCGGGCCTCTTGTCGTCGATTATGGACAAGAATCAGGTCATCGCGCTCCTCTTTGCGTTCCTCATGGTGTCCTCGATGGTCGCCTGGGGCGCGACGGCTATCTTTTAAGACGGGATCGTGACAGGTAGCCGTCAATCGTAAGGGTTTACTGCAGACTAGTCAGTCTGGTAACTAGATGACCGACGAGTCAGCACGGGCGCTCCGCTATCTCTCCGGCTCGACCGTCCGGCCCACTATTCTCGAGCGACTCGTCGATGGCTCCGCCCAGCCGGCTGAGCTGGTCTCGGTCGCCGACGTCTCCCGGACGACCGTCCACCGGACGCTCTCCGAGTTGGGCAAGCGCGACTGGGTGCGACGCGTCGACGGCGGCTACGAAGCGACCGCGATCGGCGAACTGGCGCTGCAAACCTACGAGCGCGCTCACAGTCGGTTTCAACTCCTCGATCGACTCGAGCCGTTCTGTGCTCACGCCGAAGCCATCGCTGCTGAACTCGACCTCGACTGGCTGTGCGAGGCACGGCTGGCGACGCCGACCGAAACGAATCCCCAGTACCCGCTCGAGTGGTACGACGACCGTCTCACAGCCCTCGAACGGGCCGACGAGCACGCACGACTGTGCGTTACCACGCCGGTGCTCACTCGACAACTGCTGGCTGCCCACGACCCGATCGCCGACGCGGGAACGCCGATAGAACTCGTCGTCGACGATGCGGCCCTGCGCGCCGTCGCGACACAATCACCAGACCGGGTGTGTACGTCGCTCTCGACCGACGCGTTCGAACTGTACGCCGTGTCGGACTCGCCGTCGATCGGAATGACACTCGGCGCGGAACGGACGCTCCTGCATGCGTACGACAACGGTCGTCTCGTCGTCGGCCTCGAGAGTACGAACGATCGGCTTCGCGAGTGGGCGACCGATCGATACAGCCGACTTCGGGCTGACACACGGCAGGTGACCGGCGAAACGCTCGAGTCCCTGTCCTGACGCACGCTCGGCAGTCGTCGGACGACTGGCCACGACCGGCGACCTGTTACACACTGTGCAACATGTTACGCGAGACAGATAATTACGCGCTGGCCGTCTCGGCTCAACCGACGGCAGTGTCGGTGGACCGGGGTCGAGGTCATGCCTATTCGTCCACGACGGGACTGGTCCACCGCGAATTGGCCGTCACTCGTCGGTATCCCAGACATCCGCCAGCGGACTGGACCGGGACGATCGCCGCGACCGTCGCGATCGCGACGAGGTTCTATCGTCATGTCCGGCGTCCGCCTCACTGGCGCGGCTCGAGCGCGACGCACCCTCCGATCGTGCTGTCCTCGTAGCGCCGCCGAGGGCCGCCTGCGGATCGAACGCGGGGAGTTCGGGCCGTTCCATGCGATCGACCTGCGCCGCGAACCAGTCGGGCATGTCCGTCCGCGCGCGCTCGAACAGATCCACCAGACTCGAGTCCGCTAGATACGTCGCGCCGTAGTCGTCGGGCGCACGGACGACCCGGCCACAGGCCTGAATGACCGTCCGCAGCGTCGTCCGGTAGTACCACGCCCACTGACCCTCCTCGAGTCGGTGGGCCACCCGCGAGTCGCCAGTGTTGAGGAAGGGAGCTTTACAGAGCACCTGCCACCGGCAGAGATCGCCCTTCAGATCGAGCGCTTCCTCCATTTTCACCGAGAGGAAGACGTCTGGTTCGTCGCTGGCTTTCCAGGCCTCGAGGGCGGCATCGCGACCGTCACGGTCGTGGGTCCGAATCCGTTCGCCGACGCCAAAGTCGACCAGCAGGTCGGCGAGGCGCTCCTGAATGTCGTAGGAGTGGGCGTGAATCAACCCCTTCTCGTCGGGGTGGTGGGCCATTAGTCGGACGATCGTCCGCGCGATCTTCGGCGTCGTCTCGTCGCGTTGTTCGTAGGTCATCTTCCCCTGTGTCACGTCATATAGCGGGCGATTCTCGACGGGGAAGGTGTGCTCGACGTCGACCAGCGCGACCCGCTCGGGCTCGAGGCCAACCTGCCGACAGAACGCGGCCTTGTTTAAGATCGTCGCCGACAGGAGCGCGAACTTGTTGCCTCGGTCCCAGACGGTGTGCTGGAGGTACTTCTCGGGGTTCATCGGCTTGATCGTCAGCGGCCCGCCTGCGGGGTCGTCCTCGCTAGCATCGCGATCGCGCGGCTCGGACTGGTCGACCAGCCACGTCGTCGGACTTTGCGGATCGCGGTAGTCAGAGACGAACCACTCGAGTTCGCCGATGAGTTCCTGTAAGCGATCGCGCTCGCGGACGTCGGCGGGCGAGAGCGTCTCCTGTGCGAGCAATTCGTCTTTTCGGCGTTCACAGGTCCCTGCCAGATTGTCGGCGTAGCGGGCAGCGCGCTCGACGGAGTCGACCTCGGGAACACGAAGCTCGTCCCAGAACGGGACGGTTCGCGGGCCGAGTTGGATCGTCGCGTACATCTCGGCCCACTCGGCGAGGCCGTGGGCCTCGTCGACGACGACGACGTCACGCTTGCGAAAGACCTCGCTGCCGGCGGTCTGCATGAAGTAGGCAAGCGTCATCGCCGCGATCTCGCGGTTCGACGCGATCGCCCGGTCGGAGAAGTACGGGCACCGATGCTTGACGGCACAGTCGTAGCCCCGTTCTCGCACACAGGGGGCCTGATTGACTGGCGTCTCGCGCTCGTCGGGCAGGATGCAGGTGTAGTTCGATTTGCCGCGGATGACGTTGAGGTCGGCCAGCAGGTCGTCGGTCGCGACGTCGTCCAACTGGGAGACCTGCGGGGTCGTGTAGTAGGCCCCCGTGGCGTCGCTGGGGTCGCCTTCGTCGGCCCGCCGGGCACAGCCAGCGACGGCGCGAGCGAGCAGGGACTTGCCGCTGCCCGTCGGCGCGCGAACGAGCACGACATCGTTGCCGGCTGTGAAGGCGTCGCGGATGTCACGCAGTGCCTGCTCCTGTGCCCCGCGGTAACTCGGCGCGGGAAACTCCTCGAAGAGCCGCTCGGGATTCACCGTTCGTCTCACGGCGCGGCCACGTCCTAAAAGCTGCGGACCGTCGCGTCCCGTGTGACTGGACCGGGTTGGCGCGGCTGCTCACCGCTGGTGAAACCGGCGGCTACCCATCGGTATCAGCCGCCTACGGAACGGGAACGACCGACGGAAGACCGGTAGTCGACCGATTACAAAGATGAAATCCACCCTCGCACTGACATGCGGAAGGGTCGCTCAGCGGAAGAGCACCGCGGTGCCACCTGGCTCCGCGGCGGCACTTTGCCCCGTGGCGTTCAACTCCCACCCCTTCCGCTTGCAGTTGCTGCCGTGGTTGTAGCTGCGGTCGTGAGACCGCACGCAGTGTCATTGTCGTCACAATCGCATCCACACGCTTCCGTCACGACATTTTCACCGCGGCCCGAGTTGAGAGGCGTCGTCACCGACGCGTTCGAGCCGCTCGATATCCGCTGCCGTCGGATAGTCTGGCAGCGCCTCGAGACACGGATAACACAGTAGATGCGAAGTGCCGTCCTCGAGGTCCAGCGTGATCGCGGTCCCGACGGTGCCGGCGTCGGTCCCGAACGACCAGAGATTGGCGATTCCGCCCGAAATCGTGACCGTCCGGCCACAGCCGTCACAGGAGGCTTTCGACATACCAGAGCTTGAGTGTCGCACGGTGAAAGCCGTTCGCCCGAGCGGCGCTGGCTCGCTCGAGGCGAGGCCGCGAGTACCCGCATCACGATTATAGGCCACAGTGATGTAGCGCCGCATATGGAGGTGAACTGCGAAGGCTGTGCGGGCTGTTGTCTGGACTGGCGAGAACTGCTCGGTGATGACGACAGTGTCACTCGAGACGCTGCCGACGAACACGAGCACGAACACCGGCGGCACGACCCGTTCGCAGGCAGCGACGGGAACGACTCGTCCCGCGACCCACTCGACGACGATCCCACGTTCGTGGCGCTGACCCGCGACAAGGTGCGGGCGTTTCTCGAGGCAGGGATGGCCGACGCACTGACCCCGCGGTTCTGGTACGCCCGGGACGACGCGGAAGGCGTCACAATCGACAGCCACACCGTCGCCGCTGTCGCGGACAGGCCGGCTTTTTTCATCGGGCTCCGGAAGCCGCCGAAGCCAGTGGCCCCGTTCGAGCGCACGGCGCCGGCGTGGCTGCCGACCTGCGTCTTCCTCGATCCGACGACGCTGCAGTGTCGGATCCATGGGGACGAGCTGTTTCCCGCCGAATGTGGTGCGTATCCGGAACACAACCTCGCACTCGCACAGGAAACCGAATGCAAGCGCGTCGAGTCGGCCTTCGGCGGTGATCGGCTGCTCGAGACCGACCACGACGAACCCGACGGCCTGTTACTCGGCTCGCAGGCGATCGGCGCGAAACTGTTCTGTCATCCGCGACCGGTCGACCTCGAGGGAATCGTCGAGCGGGCCACAGCCGGCGAACTCACCTGCCGGGACCGTGCTGAGACGATCGCCGTTGCCGCCGCCTCGAGCCCCGGAACGCTCGCGATTTCCGACCATCACTACGAGCAGGCGAAAGCGACGATACTCGAGGACAGCGGTCCTGACTCGGAGTCTACAGCGGACTCGTGGGTTGGTCCCGCCATCCGCGACTGGTATGAGCGCTGCCGGGAGGCCGGCGAGGCGGTCCCGTCGCCGGCGGTCGCCGACGCCGTCGAACGCGAGCGCGGCGCACCCGAGACGCCGGGCTGGGATACCCTCGAGTGATGTTAAGCCCGTCCGGTCCGAATGGACGGTATGCGCGTACTGGTAACGGGAGCGACCGGGTTCGTGGGCCGGCGGCTCGTAGCCGCGCTCCTCGCGGAGACGAGCCACGACGTGACGGTCCTCGTGAGAGACGCCGCGAGCTACGAGCAGCCCGACGGCGTCACCGTCGTGGAAGGGGACGTCCTCAAGCCGGGCAGTTTCGAGGCCGCGCTGGCGGACGTCGACGTCGCCTACTATCTGATTCACGCGATGGGAGCCAGCGGCGACTTCGCCGAGCGGGATCGACGCGCCGCACGGAACTTCGAACGGGCCGCGAGCGACGCCGGCGTAGAGCGGGTGATCTATGTGAGCGGGCTCGGCAGCGAGAGCGAATCGCTCTCGAGTCACCTCGCCTCCCGCCGGGAGGTCGAGACGCTCCTGCGGGCGGGCAGTGCCGACGTAACCGTCCTCAGAGCGGCGATTATCATCGGCGACGGCAGCGCGAGTTTTCGACTGGTTCGCCAGCTCGCGACGCGGCTTCCGGTGATGATCACGCCACAGTGGGTCGACACCGACTCTCAGCCGATCGCGATCGACGACGTGATCGCCTACTGTCTGGCAGTGCTCGAGCGACCCGAGACGGCTGGCGAAACGTACGAGATCGGCGGGCCGGACGTGCTCACCTACCGCGAGATGCTGCTCACAACCGCCGAGATCGCGACCGGTCGCCGCCCGCTGATCATCTCCGTCCCGGTCCTGAGCCCGCGGCTCTCGGCACACTGGGTCGGGCTCGTCACCGACGTTCCCAGGGAGGTCGCCTACCCGTTGATCGAAGGCGTCCGCAATCGCGTCGTCGTCACTGACGATCGGCTCGAACGGCTGGTCAACCTCGAGCTGACGCCGTTCGACGTGGCGGTTCGACGAGCCGTCGGTCGCGAGTCGGACGACACTGATGGCGTCGGTCGCGCCGAGACGACGGCCCCAGCGGAGCGAGGCGGGAAATGACGGGATCACTGGAGTACGGCGAAACGTGGGTCTACGA is a window from the Natrinema sp. HArc-T2 genome containing:
- a CDS encoding helix-turn-helix transcriptional regulator, encoding MTDESARALRYLSGSTVRPTILERLVDGSAQPAELVSVADVSRTTVHRTLSELGKRDWVRRVDGGYEATAIGELALQTYERAHSRFQLLDRLEPFCAHAEAIAAELDLDWLCEARLATPTETNPQYPLEWYDDRLTALERADEHARLCVTTPVLTRQLLAAHDPIADAGTPIELVVDDAALRAVATQSPDRVCTSLSTDAFELYAVSDSPSIGMTLGAERTLLHAYDNGRLVVGLESTNDRLREWATDRYSRLRADTRQVTGETLESLS
- a CDS encoding helicase C-terminal domain-containing protein, which codes for MNPERLFEEFPAPSYRGAQEQALRDIRDAFTAGNDVVLVRAPTGSGKSLLARAVAGCARRADEGDPSDATGAYYTTPQVSQLDDVATDDLLADLNVIRGKSNYTCILPDERETPVNQAPCVRERGYDCAVKHRCPYFSDRAIASNREIAAMTLAYFMQTAGSEVFRKRDVVVVDEAHGLAEWAEMYATIQLGPRTVPFWDELRVPEVDSVERAARYADNLAGTCERRKDELLAQETLSPADVRERDRLQELIGELEWFVSDYRDPQSPTTWLVDQSEPRDRDASEDDPAGGPLTIKPMNPEKYLQHTVWDRGNKFALLSATILNKAAFCRQVGLEPERVALVDVEHTFPVENRPLYDVTQGKMTYEQRDETTPKIARTIVRLMAHHPDEKGLIHAHSYDIQERLADLLVDFGVGERIRTHDRDGRDAALEAWKASDEPDVFLSVKMEEALDLKGDLCRWQVLCKAPFLNTGDSRVAHRLEEGQWAWYYRTTLRTVIQACGRVVRAPDDYGATYLADSSLVDLFERARTDMPDWFAAQVDRMERPELPAFDPQAALGGATRTARSEGASRSSRASEADAGHDDRTSSRSRRSRRSSRSSPLADVWDTDE
- a CDS encoding YkgJ family cysteine cluster protein gives rise to the protein MEVNCEGCAGCCLDWRELLGDDDSVTRDAADEHEHEHRRHDPFAGSDGNDSSRDPLDDDPTFVALTRDKVRAFLEAGMADALTPRFWYARDDAEGVTIDSHTVAAVADRPAFFIGLRKPPKPVAPFERTAPAWLPTCVFLDPTTLQCRIHGDELFPAECGAYPEHNLALAQETECKRVESAFGGDRLLETDHDEPDGLLLGSQAIGAKLFCHPRPVDLEGIVERATAGELTCRDRAETIAVAAASSPGTLAISDHHYEQAKATILEDSGPDSESTADSWVGPAIRDWYERCREAGEAVPSPAVADAVERERGAPETPGWDTLE
- a CDS encoding NAD(P)H-binding protein; this translates as MRVLVTGATGFVGRRLVAALLAETSHDVTVLVRDAASYEQPDGVTVVEGDVLKPGSFEAALADVDVAYYLIHAMGASGDFAERDRRAARNFERAASDAGVERVIYVSGLGSESESLSSHLASRREVETLLRAGSADVTVLRAAIIIGDGSASFRLVRQLATRLPVMITPQWVDTDSQPIAIDDVIAYCLAVLERPETAGETYEIGGPDVLTYREMLLTTAEIATGRRPLIISVPVLSPRLSAHWVGLVTDVPREVAYPLIEGVRNRVVVTDDRLERLVNLELTPFDVAVRRAVGRESDDTDGVGRAETTAPAERGGK